In one window of Fictibacillus phosphorivorans DNA:
- a CDS encoding NUDIX hydrolase, which produces MIMPTHIVAVAGYVEDGKGNVLLVKTVHNGWVFPGGQVEAGENLIDALVRETKEESGIDITVSHLSGVYSNTAQYKWHDGVTNVPTKVMFDFVCKPIGGDLAVSDETTDSRWVPKEDVLGMLTGEAYLTRFSDYLKNEGKVIYKEYVTKPNFELKVERSV; this is translated from the coding sequence ATGATAATGCCAACACATATTGTAGCAGTGGCAGGCTATGTGGAAGATGGAAAAGGAAATGTATTATTAGTAAAAACGGTACATAACGGCTGGGTTTTTCCTGGAGGTCAGGTGGAGGCAGGGGAAAACTTAATTGACGCTTTGGTTCGGGAAACAAAGGAAGAGAGCGGTATTGATATTACCGTTTCACATTTATCTGGAGTTTACTCGAACACAGCACAATATAAGTGGCATGATGGAGTCACGAATGTACCAACGAAAGTTATGTTTGATTTTGTATGTAAGCCGATCGGCGGAGATCTAGCGGTGTCAGATGAAACGACGGATAGCCGATGGGTGCCAAAAGAAGATGTATTAGGCATGTTAACAGGAGAGGCATATCTCACTCGTTTTAGTGATTATTTAAAAAATGAAGGAAAAGTTATCTACAAGGAATATGTGACAAAACCTAATTTTGAATTGAAGGTCGAGAGAAGCGTATAA
- a CDS encoding permease — MIGISIATKWEYEATLEYFSIKENERFKYPYGEYFMRTMNDSELVFYSTGVRKVNGVGGNQYMISKFNLTKVIVAGTCAGIDDAFSNLEIFVPDKAVQYDCTVKEVEPFIKQSFIVDIDLSKYGNDFNTGTIGTADKAVVMWKDYLELKENQITIADTEASAIAFICKKNDVECIIIKGISDFPTDERNSDKFESNKEQINVYLENTPKVMNKIFGEYLTRFI, encoded by the coding sequence ATGATAGGAATAAGTATAGCAACAAAGTGGGAATATGAAGCGACCTTAGAATATTTCAGCATAAAAGAGAATGAACGCTTCAAATATCCTTATGGCGAGTATTTCATGAGAACAATGAATGATTCTGAACTTGTTTTTTATAGTACAGGTGTAAGAAAAGTAAATGGTGTTGGTGGTAATCAGTATATGATTTCAAAATTTAACTTAACGAAGGTAATCGTAGCTGGAACATGTGCAGGAATTGATGATGCGTTTAGTAATTTGGAAATCTTCGTACCTGATAAAGCCGTTCAATATGATTGTACAGTAAAAGAAGTGGAGCCTTTTATAAAGCAATCCTTCATCGTTGATATTGATTTATCGAAATACGGAAATGATTTTAACACTGGAACAATTGGCACAGCTGATAAAGCAGTGGTTATGTGGAAGGATTATTTAGAGCTTAAAGAAAATCAAATAACAATCGCCGATACAGAAGCGAGTGCAATTGCATTTATCTGCAAAAAGAATGATGTTGAATGTATTATAATTAAAGGAATATCTGATTTTCCCACAGATGAGAGAAACTCTGATAAATTCGAATCAAACAAGGAACAGATTAATGTTTATTTAGAAAACACGCCTAAAGTAATGAACAAAATATTTGGAGAATATTTAACTAGGTTTATATAA
- a CDS encoding DsbA family oxidoreductase encodes MGKKRLEDAIKKIDHPVEVTYRCFELDPTMERDVNENIYEKLSKKYGMSIDAAKANTQNVIQMAKESGLEYQMDTMILTNTFDAHRLTMLAKKEGKMQEMTERILYAFFTESKHIGDHETLADLAEDVGLNREAVIQMLSSDEMADEVRADEETAKAYGVTGVPFYLIDKKYALTGAQPTDVFVQALNKIIAENKITFLNNEDGMSCDDDGCEIPKK; translated from the coding sequence ATTGGCAAAAAGCGTCTGGAGGACGCTATTAAAAAGATTGACCATCCCGTTGAAGTAACGTATCGCTGCTTCGAACTGGATCCTACAATGGAACGTGACGTTAACGAAAACATCTATGAAAAATTATCTAAAAAATATGGCATGAGTATAGACGCTGCTAAAGCAAACACGCAAAACGTGATACAAATGGCGAAGGAATCTGGACTAGAGTATCAGATGGATACGATGATCTTAACCAATACCTTTGATGCTCACCGTTTGACGATGCTTGCTAAAAAGGAAGGTAAGATGCAGGAGATGACAGAACGCATTTTATACGCCTTTTTTACAGAATCCAAACATATAGGGGATCATGAAACTTTAGCAGACCTAGCAGAAGATGTTGGTTTAAATAGAGAAGCTGTCATACAGATGCTTTCTAGCGATGAGATGGCTGATGAGGTTAGAGCTGATGAAGAAACAGCAAAAGCCTATGGAGTAACAGGTGTACCCTTCTATCTCATAGACAAAAAATATGCGCTAACTGGTGCACAGCCGACTGATGTTTTTGTACAAGCCTTGAACAAAATAATAGCTGAAAACAAAATCACTTTTCTAAACAATGAAGATGGAATGAGCTGTGACGATGACGGCTGTGAAATTCCTAAGAAATAA
- a CDS encoding Gfo/Idh/MocA family protein: MLKFGVIGTNWITESFIAAAKEVNGFTLNAVYSRTEEKAKEFAEKHGAIHTFTDLDMMAASNEIDAVYIASPNSFHAEYAITIMNHGKHVICEKPMASNAKEVEKMIAVAKENNVLLMEAMRSTVMPNFRSIQENLHKIGKVRRYFANSCQYSSRYDKYKEGTILNAFKPEFSNGSLMDIGIYCLYPMVVLFGEPREVKANAYLLESGVDGEGSILLNYGESEAVVMYSKISNSYVPSEIQGENGSILIDHIQDMTNIEIRYRDGRTENITVEQDKPKMYYEAKEFIELIERGELESKVNSHANSLAVMKIMDEARKQVGLVYPADRSNNV, encoded by the coding sequence ATCTTGAAATTTGGAGTTATTGGAACGAATTGGATCACAGAGAGCTTTATTGCTGCTGCAAAAGAAGTAAATGGCTTTACACTGAATGCTGTCTATTCACGTACAGAAGAAAAAGCAAAAGAATTTGCTGAGAAGCATGGTGCAATACATACGTTTACCGATTTAGATATGATGGCTGCTAGTAATGAAATTGACGCGGTGTATATTGCTAGCCCAAACTCATTTCACGCAGAGTATGCGATAACAATCATGAACCATGGCAAGCATGTAATCTGTGAAAAGCCTATGGCATCGAATGCAAAAGAAGTAGAAAAAATGATAGCTGTTGCTAAGGAAAACAATGTGTTGCTTATGGAAGCCATGCGTTCAACCGTAATGCCGAACTTTAGAAGCATTCAAGAGAACCTTCATAAGATCGGTAAAGTTCGCCGTTATTTTGCAAACTCCTGTCAGTACTCATCTCGTTATGATAAGTATAAGGAAGGCACGATCCTTAACGCTTTTAAACCGGAGTTCTCAAATGGTTCATTGATGGATATCGGAATTTATTGTTTATACCCGATGGTTGTTCTTTTTGGAGAGCCTCGTGAGGTTAAAGCGAACGCCTATCTACTCGAATCTGGCGTCGATGGTGAAGGAAGTATTCTTTTAAACTATGGAGAGAGTGAAGCAGTTGTGATGTACTCTAAGATCTCTAACTCTTACGTCCCATCAGAAATCCAAGGTGAAAACGGAAGTATTCTAATCGATCATATACAAGACATGACAAACATCGAGATTCGATATCGAGATGGTCGTACAGAGAACATCACGGTTGAACAAGATAAACCGAAGATGTATTACGAAGCGAAAGAGTTTATCGAACTGATCGAACGTGGTGAACTTGAGTCTAAAGTGAATTCACATGCAAATTCACTTGCTGTTATGAAGATTATGGACGAGGCTAGAAAACAGGTTGGACTAGTTTATCCAGCTGACCGATCAAACAACGTGTAA
- a CDS encoding CPBP family intramembrane glutamic endopeptidase, protein MNVTTEKKWTIRELILLLSLCLVVVPILLENILYDQLIRWLDNTLYAGTLTGFCMAIVFTTAVYWIALKPNQLGWRAVGLTPLRKKMWKTILLWTILLILISIALVVVMDVLSISTNNAKTDSLKSDLTPFTFVIGFLSAAVVSPIYEEIFYRGFLYTWFRRWGVRRAMILSSFIFMIVHIPTYNTLPVNFASGLVFCWVYEKTGSIIPAIIIHGIVNGIGISLSVLA, encoded by the coding sequence ATGAACGTTACAACAGAGAAAAAATGGACCATTCGTGAACTTATACTATTATTGAGTCTTTGTTTGGTTGTTGTACCCATTCTTTTGGAGAACATCCTATACGATCAGTTGATACGTTGGTTGGATAACACTTTATACGCTGGGACATTAACTGGTTTTTGCATGGCGATCGTATTTACGACAGCGGTTTATTGGATCGCTTTAAAACCAAATCAGTTAGGATGGAGAGCTGTTGGTCTAACTCCACTTAGAAAAAAAATGTGGAAGACGATTTTGCTATGGACCATCCTTCTCATTCTCATAAGTATTGCCCTTGTCGTAGTAATGGATGTGCTTTCAATAAGTACAAATAATGCTAAAACAGACAGTCTAAAATCTGATCTTACACCCTTTACATTCGTGATAGGCTTTTTATCAGCAGCAGTTGTTTCCCCTATTTATGAAGAGATCTTTTACCGTGGTTTTTTGTATACGTGGTTCAGAAGATGGGGTGTTCGGAGGGCAATGATTTTAAGCTCGTTCATTTTCATGATCGTTCATATCCCGACTTATAATACGCTGCCCGTAAACTTTGCTTCTGGCTTAGTCTTTTGCTGGGTGTATGAAAAGACAGGCTCTATTATTCCAGCGATTATCATTCATGGTATTGTAAATGGAATTGGAATCTCTTTGTCTGTTCTAGCGTGA